In Acidianus brierleyi, one genomic interval encodes:
- a CDS encoding archease: MKKFEFFDHTSDVGIRAFGKNINEAFENAGLAVFEIMTDTSHVVPKVDKEIEVEGFDLENLLYRWIEALLFYYDTELLLFSRFSVNIDLDNIKLSAKVSGEKFDENKHERRTLVKAMTYNEMEIKRNEDGSYTITFVVDI, from the coding sequence ATGAAAAAATTCGAGTTTTTCGATCATACGTCAGATGTAGGTATAAGAGCATTTGGTAAAAACATCAATGAAGCTTTTGAAAACGCAGGATTAGCAGTGTTTGAAATTATGACTGATACTTCTCATGTAGTTCCTAAAGTAGATAAGGAGATAGAAGTAGAGGGATTTGATTTAGAAAATCTACTGTATAGATGGATTGAAGCTTTGTTGTTTTATTATGATACAGAGTTGTTATTATTTAGTAGATTTTCTGTAAATATAGACTTAGATAATATTAAATTGTCAGCTAAAGTAAGCGGAGAAAAATTCGATGAAAACAAGCATGAGAGAAGAACCTTAGTTAAAGCTATGACATACAACGAAATGGAAATTAAACGGAATGAAGACGGAAGCTATACTATAACATTTGTTGTAGATATTTAA
- the cedA gene encoding DNA import protein CedA produces the protein MFNSFYFLGIAFNLAILTYFIGVLLMGSPIPVYGIKKWGPKLISDGIYSAVLVNSFEAILYFSQQISNIIGSNWTSFYNWIYQVIAQELEIYTLIRTLYATISISQDPAVSIFLSPLTIFFSFLTGLIATMETILTISYLVNENVGIFIALGILFLSLPFRIGRSIGGALIGFAVVFYIGLPYLPNFLTGLGVNVLNPPAVNSNSASDILNFLATEAIPFYVEGTVVLPAAYLTILAGLSIGLGSAISGYSSRLPIPIEIF, from the coding sequence ATGTTTAACTCATTTTATTTTCTAGGCATAGCATTTAATTTAGCTATATTGACCTATTTTATTGGAGTATTATTAATGGGTAGTCCAATTCCGGTATATGGAATAAAGAAATGGGGACCTAAACTAATATCAGATGGCATATACTCCGCTGTTTTAGTTAATTCTTTTGAAGCTATATTGTATTTTTCTCAACAAATATCTAATATAATAGGATCAAATTGGACTAGTTTTTATAATTGGATTTATCAAGTTATCGCACAAGAGTTAGAAATTTATACCCTTATAAGAACATTGTATGCCACAATTTCAATATCTCAAGATCCTGCAGTTTCTATTTTCTTATCGCCATTAACTATCTTCTTTTCTTTTTTAACTGGTTTGATTGCTACTATGGAAACTATTTTGACAATATCGTATCTGGTAAATGAAAATGTAGGAATATTTATAGCATTAGGAATTTTGTTTTTGTCATTACCTTTTAGAATAGGTAGGAGTATAGGTGGAGCATTGATAGGTTTTGCAGTAGTATTTTACATAGGTTTACCTTACTTGCCTAATTTCCTGACCGGACTAGGTGTCAATGTTCTTAATCCTCCTGCTGTTAATAGTAATAGTGCTAGTGATATTCTGAATTTCTTAGCTACAGAGGCTATTCCATTTTACGTTGAAGGAACAGTCGTTTTGCCTGCAGCATATCTAACTATATTGGCTGGATTATCAATAGGATTAGGTTCTGCTATTAGCGGATATTCGTCTAGATTGCCAATTCCTATTGAGATTTTCTAG
- the cedA1 gene encoding DNA import protein CedA1 — MTGIETLVQQITTQVTEIAWSVFILAWAIGWAIRGSPIPIFKIKRTGQDFIEDAILAAFWLALGTTVFSLVSYVASQI, encoded by the coding sequence ATGACAGGTATTGAAACTCTTGTACAACAGATAACTACTCAAGTAACAGAAATAGCTTGGAGTGTATTTATCCTTGCATGGGCGATAGGATGGGCCATAAGAGGCTCGCCTATACCAATATTTAAAATTAAACGGACTGGACAAGATTTTATAGAAGACGCAATATTAGCAGCTTTTTGGTTAGCTTTAGGTACCACAGTATTTAGTCTAGTATCATACGTTGCAAGTCAGATATAA
- the cmk gene encoding (d)CMP kinase, with protein MIVVISGPSGSGKTTIAKILSNKLNLSYISAGELFRNMAKNVGKDVLDLNLAAEKDFSIDKEIDKKIFDIASKGNVVVESHIVGWLLKDIADYNIYIWASLEERSKRISKRDNISYSEAIQKVIAREESHYLRFWKYYGIDLLDLSVFDLCINTERMSVDNIIDIILRYVSSKDLSI; from the coding sequence ATGATTGTTGTAATTAGTGGTCCTTCTGGAAGTGGGAAAACTACTATTGCTAAAATTTTATCTAATAAACTTAATTTGAGTTATATTTCCGCTGGAGAGTTATTTAGAAATATGGCAAAAAATGTAGGGAAAGACGTTCTTGATCTTAATTTAGCTGCGGAAAAAGATTTCTCTATAGATAAAGAGATCGACAAAAAAATATTCGATATAGCTAGTAAAGGTAATGTAGTAGTTGAATCTCATATAGTTGGATGGTTATTAAAAGACATAGCGGATTATAATATATATATTTGGGCTTCATTAGAGGAAAGGTCTAAGAGAATATCTAAGCGAGATAATATATCATATTCGGAAGCCATACAAAAAGTCATAGCTAGAGAAGAAAGTCATTATTTACGGTTTTGGAAGTATTATGGTATAGATCTCTTAGATTTATCTGTTTTTGATTTATGTATTAATACGGAAAGAATGTCTGTAGATAATATAATAGATATAATTCTTAGATATGTTTCGTCAAAAGATCTATCTATCTAA
- a CDS encoding 50S ribosomal protein L34e, whose amino-acid sequence MTKPEFRSRSWRKVHIKLPSNKSSIHFERHKNSPAVCAICKKPLRGTVTNNVNKFSKTQKRPERPYGGYICHSCLEKLIKSSMRGIS is encoded by the coding sequence ATGACCAAACCTGAATTTAGATCTAGGTCATGGAGAAAAGTGCATATAAAATTACCTAGTAATAAATCTAGTATACATTTTGAAAGGCATAAAAATTCACCTGCCGTGTGTGCAATATGTAAGAAACCCCTTAGAGGCACAGTTACAAACAATGTAAATAAATTTAGTAAAACTCAAAAACGTCCTGAAAGGCCATATGGTGGATATATTTGTCATAGCTGTCTTGAGAAACTTATAAAGTCCTCCATGAGAGGAATTTCATGA
- a CDS encoding adenylate kinase → MKMGIVTGIPGVGKTTVLSMVSEILKEKKIPYKIMNYGDYMLNIALDQKYVNNRDEIRKLPLPKQRELQLEAAKKIVKDSEDLGDKGLSFIDTHAVIRTNSGYLPGLPKHIIEILSPTVIFLIESDPNNILKRQSRDKDRIRSDYSNIEIITETINFARYAAVASAVLVGASVKIVNNVEGDPRVAANVIIDSMM, encoded by the coding sequence ATGAAAATGGGTATAGTAACCGGGATACCGGGAGTAGGAAAAACTACTGTATTATCAATGGTCTCAGAGATACTTAAGGAAAAGAAAATTCCATATAAGATAATGAATTACGGAGACTATATGCTAAATATAGCATTAGATCAAAAATATGTAAATAATAGAGACGAGATAAGGAAGCTTCCTTTACCAAAGCAAAGGGAATTACAATTGGAGGCAGCAAAGAAAATAGTTAAAGATTCTGAAGATTTAGGTGATAAAGGTTTAAGTTTTATAGATACGCATGCTGTTATAAGAACTAATTCGGGGTATTTACCAGGACTACCAAAGCATATAATAGAAATATTATCACCAACCGTAATATTTTTAATAGAAAGTGATCCTAATAATATCTTAAAACGACAATCGAGGGATAAGGATAGAATAAGGTCTGATTATAGTAATATTGAGATAATTACTGAAACAATAAATTTTGCTAGATACGCTGCAGTAGCTTCTGCAGTTCTAGTAGGCGCGTCAGTAAAGATTGTGAATAATGTCGAAGGAGATCCAAGAGTAGCGGCAAATGTCATAATAGATTCTATGATGTAA
- the secY gene encoding preprotein translocase subunit SecY, with product MSFTDFLAKLGQVLPAVTKPEQKPSLNQKLIWSIVAVAIYLVMSSVPLYGLQLSNSSFFSNFLLEQVIFASTAGTLAQLGIGPIITAGLIMQILVGSKLINVNLNNEDDRATFTEAQKGLAFIFIIIEAFLFGFALSGSAGVSRLNFALIIGGQLIVATFFILLLDEMIQKGWGLGSGVSLFILAGVMKIMFWYMFGIVTVSSQNLPVGFFPSLVATLISHGNLLDLIVNTTKPFQPDLVGLVSTIGLTILIIYLESININIPVTSQKLRGIRRTVPLNFLYVSSIPVIFVSVLGADIELFSTLTSYVSPSVQKILSAIDSAFVFPPPNTTIPHSVYAVVVDPLGALIYAIVFLVLGVMFGLVWVEVAGLDPATQARSLADAGIEIPGMRSSPRMIEAILARYIYPLAFFSSLIVSLIAVFATFLGVYGTGVGLILAVSIAMQYYSLLAYERSIEMYPLLKRIIGE from the coding sequence ATGTCATTTACGGATTTCTTGGCTAAACTTGGGCAAGTTCTACCGGCTGTAACTAAGCCGGAGCAGAAACCTTCTTTAAATCAAAAGCTAATTTGGTCTATAGTAGCTGTTGCAATTTATTTAGTAATGTCATCAGTCCCACTGTATGGTCTTCAATTGTCTAATTCCTCTTTTTTTAGTAATTTTCTTTTAGAGCAAGTAATTTTTGCTTCTACTGCTGGCACATTAGCTCAACTTGGTATTGGTCCGATAATAACGGCTGGTTTAATAATGCAAATTTTAGTAGGATCTAAACTTATAAATGTAAATTTGAATAATGAAGATGATAGGGCAACATTTACTGAGGCCCAGAAAGGATTAGCGTTCATTTTTATAATAATTGAAGCGTTTCTATTTGGATTTGCTTTGTCAGGATCAGCTGGTGTTTCAAGATTAAATTTTGCATTGATAATAGGTGGCCAGCTAATAGTAGCCACGTTCTTTATATTATTATTAGACGAAATGATTCAGAAAGGTTGGGGACTAGGATCTGGCGTTAGTCTGTTCATATTGGCAGGAGTAATGAAAATAATGTTTTGGTATATGTTTGGTATTGTAACCGTTTCTTCTCAGAATTTACCTGTAGGTTTCTTCCCATCTTTAGTTGCTACTTTGATATCTCACGGAAATCTTTTAGATCTAATAGTTAATACAACTAAACCTTTCCAGCCAGATCTAGTAGGTTTAGTGTCAACAATAGGACTTACAATACTTATCATATATCTAGAGTCTATTAACATAAATATTCCAGTTACCTCTCAAAAGTTAAGGGGAATAAGAAGAACAGTACCTCTTAACTTTCTATATGTAAGTAGCATTCCAGTAATATTTGTAAGTGTACTCGGTGCTGATATAGAATTATTCTCTACTCTCACATCTTATGTATCTCCTAGTGTTCAGAAGATTTTAAGCGCTATAGATTCGGCATTTGTATTTCCACCTCCTAATACAACTATACCTCATAGTGTTTATGCAGTAGTAGTAGATCCATTAGGCGCGTTAATTTATGCTATAGTCTTCCTAGTTTTAGGAGTAATGTTTGGCTTAGTTTGGGTTGAGGTAGCAGGTTTGGATCCAGCTACTCAAGCTAGATCATTAGCAGATGCAGGTATAGAAATACCAGGCATGAGAAGTAGTCCAAGAATGATTGAGGCTATTTTAGCTAGATATATATATCCTCTTGCTTTCTTTAGTTCTCTTATTGTTAGTCTTATAGCAGTATTTGCAACGTTTTTAGGAGTGTATGGTACTGGAGTAGGTCTAATATTAGCGGTGTCAATAGCAATGCAATACTATAGTTTATTAGCATATGAGAGATCAATAGAGATGTATCCTTTATTAAAGAGAATTATAGGTGAATAA
- a CDS encoding uL15 family ribosomal protein yields the protein MVVRRAKKSRKMRGHRTMGWGAKGQHRDRGKEGGRQIGMGKEKWSWVVKYGKDWYGKHGFVNPTSYTKAVITLRQLSNLLDNGKIEIESKDGKNVVDLTKYGYEKLLGSGNVNMPIIIKIAEASEKAKQKIMKIGGQVISPEK from the coding sequence ATGGTGGTAAGAAGAGCTAAAAAATCAAGGAAAATGAGAGGACATAGAACTATGGGATGGGGCGCAAAAGGCCAACATAGAGATAGAGGTAAGGAAGGAGGCAGACAGATAGGCATGGGAAAAGAGAAATGGTCATGGGTAGTGAAATATGGTAAAGATTGGTACGGTAAACATGGATTTGTTAATCCAACGTCATATACTAAGGCGGTTATAACACTAAGGCAATTAAGTAATCTATTGGATAATGGTAAAATTGAAATTGAGTCAAAGGACGGTAAAAACGTTGTTGATTTAACCAAGTATGGATATGAAAAATTATTAGGTAGTGGAAATGTTAATATGCCTATTATAATAAAAATTGCTGAAGCAAGTGAAAAAGCTAAGCAAAAGATTATGAAGATAGGCGGCCAGGTTATATCTCCTGAAAAATAA
- a CDS encoding 50S ribosomal protein L30 translates to MSNSIIAIRIRGSASAPWNLEETLEMLRLKKQFNAMIYPDNDSIRGMLMKVQSYITWGKANDKAIDLLLSRIHTINGDFVNENFVKEKLSMSLEDLKQGILEGKVIVNKYDNLFKLPIRLHPPRGGFKGKVNKPYGTGGEFGYRGDKILELIERMI, encoded by the coding sequence ATGAGCAACTCCATAATAGCTATTCGAATTAGAGGATCTGCATCTGCTCCATGGAACCTAGAAGAAACATTGGAAATGTTGCGATTAAAGAAGCAATTTAATGCCATGATATATCCTGATAATGACTCTATAAGAGGCATGTTAATGAAAGTCCAGTCTTATATAACATGGGGTAAAGCTAATGATAAAGCTATAGATCTTCTATTAAGTAGAATACATACTATTAACGGAGATTTTGTTAATGAAAACTTTGTAAAAGAAAAATTGTCTATGAGTTTAGAAGATTTGAAGCAAGGTATTCTTGAAGGTAAGGTTATAGTAAATAAATACGATAATTTATTTAAATTGCCTATACGTTTGCATCCACCAAGAGGAGGTTTTAAAGGTAAAGTGAATAAGCCTTATGGTACTGGTGGAGAATTTGGATATAGAGGGGATAAAATACTCGAATTAATAGAGAGGATGATTTAA
- a CDS encoding 30S ribosomal protein S5, with protein MTEEVPVSNIEEWKPRTKVGVLVKEGKITSMKELFEKNLPIAEPEIVDALLPNLKYEVIDIRMVQKQTDAGELSRYKVLIVMGNYDGYVSIGNGKAKQLRVAIQKAVRDAKMNIIPVRRGCGSWECTCGEPHSLPFTVSGKAGSVEVVLRPAPKGTGLVAGSILKNLLTYAGLKDVWSFSSGETRTTENFIKAGYNALYNTYRFVTPADWARKR; from the coding sequence ATGACGGAAGAGGTTCCTGTATCAAATATAGAGGAATGGAAACCTAGAACTAAGGTAGGTGTATTAGTTAAGGAAGGAAAGATAACTTCTATGAAGGAATTATTTGAAAAAAATCTTCCAATAGCAGAACCGGAAATAGTTGATGCTTTACTTCCTAATTTGAAATACGAAGTTATAGATATAAGGATGGTACAGAAGCAAACTGATGCTGGCGAGTTATCTAGATATAAAGTTTTGATTGTAATGGGAAATTATGATGGTTATGTCAGTATTGGGAATGGAAAAGCTAAGCAGCTTAGAGTTGCTATCCAAAAAGCCGTTAGAGATGCTAAAATGAATATAATTCCAGTAAGAAGAGGATGCGGTAGTTGGGAATGTACATGTGGAGAGCCTCACAGTCTTCCTTTTACAGTGTCTGGTAAAGCTGGAAGTGTAGAGGTAGTTTTAAGGCCAGCTCCAAAAGGTACAGGTTTAGTAGCAGGCAGTATACTAAAGAATTTACTTACATATGCTGGTTTAAAGGACGTATGGTCATTTAGTAGCGGAGAAACGCGAACTACAGAGAATTTTATAAAAGCTGGTTATAATGCTCTATATAATACATATAGATTTGTTACGCCGGCCGATTGGGCTAGGAAGAGGTGA
- a CDS encoding 50S ribosomal protein L18, giving the protein MVSLGPNYRVKFSRRREGKTNYYKRYTYVLSKATRLVVRLTNKYVIMQIVAFNPNGDSTVVMAHSIELCKKYGWKGDCNNTSAAYLTGYLLGLRAKKAGISSVVADIGLFTPIKGSRIFYAIKGSVDAGINIPIGDELEFDEDRIKGKHIVNYAEKLEKENPDKFNRIFSGYLGRGLNPKDLVSHFDETLNKIKSMGG; this is encoded by the coding sequence ATGGTATCTTTAGGTCCAAATTATAGAGTGAAATTTAGTAGAAGAAGAGAAGGAAAAACTAACTATTATAAAAGATATACATATGTTTTGAGTAAAGCTACTAGGCTTGTCGTTAGATTAACTAATAAGTATGTAATTATGCAGATAGTAGCGTTTAATCCTAATGGAGATAGTACGGTAGTAATGGCTCATTCAATAGAATTATGTAAGAAATATGGATGGAAGGGAGACTGTAATAATACTTCTGCAGCTTACTTGACAGGCTATTTGTTGGGTCTTAGGGCCAAAAAAGCAGGTATTTCTAGTGTAGTTGCTGATATAGGCCTATTTACTCCTATAAAAGGCTCAAGAATATTTTATGCCATCAAAGGCAGTGTGGATGCGGGAATAAATATACCTATTGGGGATGAGCTGGAATTTGACGAAGATAGAATAAAAGGTAAGCATATAGTAAACTATGCAGAAAAGCTGGAAAAGGAAAATCCAGATAAGTTTAATAGAATATTTTCTGGATATCTTGGTAGAGGATTAAATCCTAAAGATTTAGTCTCTCATTTTGACGAGACTTTAAATAAGATTAAAAGTATGGGTGGATAA
- a CDS encoding 50S ribosomal protein L19e, whose product MPDLYLQKRLAADIANVGINNVKLPEENLDEIKDALTRSDIKKLIADGKIIIEKKRGISNSRVKLRRKNRRIKGEGRRQGSKNGKKGARVQPRSEWINRIRKIRQYIKWLRDSGTIDERTYRLYYKKAKGGTFKSLGDVRNSLKQSGKIKE is encoded by the coding sequence TTGCCGGATCTATATTTACAAAAAAGATTGGCTGCCGATATAGCGAATGTTGGCATAAATAATGTTAAGTTACCTGAAGAAAATTTAGATGAAATAAAAGATGCTTTGACTAGGTCAGATATTAAGAAATTGATAGCGGATGGAAAAATTATCATTGAGAAAAAACGTGGTATAAGTAATTCAAGAGTTAAATTAAGGCGTAAGAATAGAAGGATAAAAGGAGAAGGAAGAAGACAAGGTAGTAAGAATGGTAAAAAAGGTGCTAGAGTTCAACCACGTAGTGAATGGATAAATAGAATAAGGAAGATAAGACAATATATTAAATGGCTAAGAGATAGTGGGACTATAGATGAGCGTACTTATAGGTTATATTATAAAAAAGCTAAAGGCGGTACATTTAAGAGTTTGGGCGATGTTAGAAATTCGCTTAAGCAATCAGGTAAAATAAAGGAGTGA
- a CDS encoding 50S ribosomal protein L32e produces MSNKNILEPSKIRELKVKYSSKKPDFLRYDWDKYFKLERQNKWIRPRGIDNKSRLRLKGFPKLVSTGYIKPKMIRYFHPSGLKPVYVSNINDLSKIREDEKNNVIVIINGNLGLRKRMEIVKKANEYGIRVANG; encoded by the coding sequence GTGAGCAATAAAAATATTTTAGAACCATCTAAGATACGAGAGCTTAAAGTTAAATATAGTTCTAAAAAGCCAGATTTCTTACGTTACGACTGGGATAAATACTTTAAATTAGAGAGGCAAAATAAGTGGATAAGGCCTAGAGGTATAGATAATAAATCTAGGCTAAGGCTTAAAGGATTTCCTAAGTTAGTCTCTACTGGGTATATTAAACCAAAAATGATAAGATATTTTCATCCTAGTGGTCTAAAGCCAGTGTATGTTTCTAATATTAATGATTTATCCAAAATAAGGGAAGATGAAAAAAATAATGTTATTGTAATAATAAATGGTAATTTAGGATTAAGAAAAAGAATGGAAATTGTTAAAAAGGCCAATGAGTATGGAATAAGAGTAGCTAATGGGTGA
- a CDS encoding 50S ribosomal protein L6 encodes MQYSLIHEELEIPKNISVNLSNNKIVIKGPKAEVEKDFSFAKGIQMNLVGNKIIFESTFGTKQQKATLYSIKREIENIFVGVTKGYRYYLKIIFTHFPTSVKVVGNEVQITNLIGEKNIRRAKILQGVKVTVKGEDIIVEGADLEKVAQTAANIESTSKIKGFDRRVFSDGIYIYKKEVVGSEQ; translated from the coding sequence ATGCAGTACTCTTTAATTCATGAAGAGTTAGAAATTCCAAAAAATATATCCGTTAATCTTAGTAATAATAAAATAGTAATAAAAGGTCCTAAGGCAGAAGTAGAAAAGGATTTCTCTTTTGCAAAAGGTATCCAAATGAATTTAGTAGGCAATAAGATTATTTTCGAGTCTACTTTTGGCACAAAACAACAAAAAGCTACTTTATATAGCATAAAACGTGAGATTGAAAATATTTTTGTAGGAGTTACTAAAGGTTATAGATATTATTTAAAAATAATATTTACGCATTTTCCAACATCGGTTAAAGTAGTAGGAAATGAAGTGCAAATCACAAATTTAATAGGCGAAAAAAACATTAGAAGAGCAAAGATTTTACAAGGAGTAAAAGTTACAGTAAAAGGTGAAGATATAATAGTCGAAGGAGCCGATTTAGAAAAAGTTGCGCAAACTGCAGCTAATATAGAATCTACATCAAAAATAAAAGGTTTCGATAGGAGAGTTTTTTCCGACGGTATATATATCTATAAAAAGGAGGTAGTTGGTAGTGAGCAATAA
- a CDS encoding 30S ribosomal protein S8 encodes MVVLNPLTNALSSINNNEVRRNKQVIIMPASKLIINVLRVMQKEGYVGEFEYIDDGRWGKITVQLLGRINKCGPITPRYSLNYRDMINLPDYVRRYLPSKEIGLIIVSTSKGVMSHKDAARLRIGGNALGYVY; translated from the coding sequence ATGGTAGTTTTAAATCCTTTAACAAATGCGTTAAGTTCCATTAACAATAATGAAGTAAGAAGAAATAAGCAGGTTATAATAATGCCTGCTTCTAAATTGATAATTAACGTGTTACGTGTAATGCAAAAGGAAGGCTATGTTGGAGAGTTTGAATATATAGATGACGGTAGATGGGGAAAGATAACCGTACAATTGCTAGGCAGAATTAATAAGTGCGGCCCAATAACTCCCAGATATTCTTTAAACTATAGGGATATGATTAATTTGCCAGACTATGTTAGGCGTTATCTTCCTTCAAAAGAAATAGGCTTAATAATAGTGTCTACATCAAAAGGAGTAATGTCGCATAAAGATGCTGCTAGATTACGTATAGGCGGTAATGCTTTAGGGTATGTATACTAA
- a CDS encoding 30S ribosomal protein S14, with amino-acid sequence MGKFKPPAERKHGKGVQVCKRCGSTDSVIQKYDIYLCRQCFREVAGPLGFKKLR; translated from the coding sequence ATGGGTAAATTTAAGCCTCCGGCAGAAAGGAAGCATGGAAAAGGAGTACAAGTATGCAAAAGGTGTGGTAGTACAGATTCTGTGATTCAGAAATATGATATATATTTATGTAGACAATGCTTTAGAGAAGTAGCTGGTCCTTTAGGTTTTAAGAAATTAAGGTGA
- a CDS encoding 50S ribosomal protein L5, with translation MAEETQLSKNPMQMPRLVKVTVNIGLGESGERLEKAYNLLQELTGAKPVYTRAKKSIKDFGVRKGQPIGVKVTLRRDKGIEFLKKVLPAINYRLKSSSFDDSGNVSFGIAEHVVIPGVRYDPEVGIFGMDIAITLEKPGYRIGRRKRNRSSIPKSQRVSKEEAMTFLKETLGVTII, from the coding sequence ATGGCAGAAGAAACACAATTATCTAAAAATCCTATGCAGATGCCTAGACTTGTTAAGGTTACAGTAAACATTGGTCTAGGAGAATCTGGAGAAAGGCTAGAAAAGGCATATAATTTGTTACAAGAGTTAACTGGAGCTAAACCTGTATATACTAGAGCTAAAAAATCAATAAAAGATTTTGGTGTTAGAAAAGGGCAGCCAATAGGAGTAAAAGTTACGCTAAGAAGGGATAAAGGAATTGAATTTCTAAAGAAAGTTCTTCCTGCAATAAATTATAGATTAAAATCATCTAGTTTTGATGATTCTGGGAATGTTAGTTTTGGTATAGCAGAACATGTGGTTATTCCTGGTGTTAGATATGATCCAGAAGTTGGTATTTTCGGCATGGATATCGCAATAACCTTAGAAAAGCCTGGATATAGAATAGGTAGAAGAAAGAGAAATAGAAGTAGTATACCTAAGTCCCAAAGAGTAAGTAAAGAGGAAGCAATGACTTTTTTAAAGGAGACATTAGGTGTTACAATTATATAA
- a CDS encoding 30S ribosomal protein S4e, giving the protein MVHITRNASPWFLLISKKQYKWTVRTVPGAHSLNQSVPLSILLRDYIHAAVTLKEAKTIISSGEVLVDGKVRLDYRFPVGLMDVISIPSADLYYRIIPDNARFLKAIEIPREESSFKLVRILNKSLVKNGDLQLNLDSGRNIQIIKDNIAEYKYSTLTTLKIALPNQEILETYELKEGNYGIIIGGKNAGRHGIIGKIQMSQYKRRVYSVVNIQSKDGKTYESNLENIMAIGTTQPVIKVE; this is encoded by the coding sequence ATGGTTCATATAACAAGAAATGCTTCTCCATGGTTTTTGCTTATAAGTAAAAAGCAATATAAATGGACTGTTAGAACAGTACCTGGTGCTCATTCGCTTAATCAAAGTGTTCCTTTATCAATATTGTTAAGGGACTATATACATGCGGCTGTAACGTTAAAAGAAGCCAAGACTATAATATCTTCTGGGGAAGTCTTAGTAGATGGAAAGGTTAGATTAGATTATAGATTTCCAGTTGGATTAATGGATGTAATATCTATTCCTTCTGCAGATTTATATTACAGAATTATTCCAGATAACGCAAGATTCCTAAAGGCTATCGAGATACCTAGAGAGGAGTCTTCTTTTAAACTTGTTAGAATATTGAATAAATCTTTGGTTAAAAACGGTGATTTGCAACTTAACTTAGATAGTGGACGTAATATTCAAATTATAAAGGATAATATCGCCGAATACAAATATAGTACATTAACTACTCTTAAAATAGCACTTCCAAATCAAGAGATTCTTGAAACATATGAGCTAAAGGAGGGAAACTATGGTATAATAATAGGAGGTAAAAACGCTGGTCGTCATGGCATAATAGGTAAGATACAAATGTCTCAATATAAAAGAAGAGTGTATAGCGTAGTAAATATTCAATCTAAAGATGGTAAAACTTATGAGAGCAATTTAGAAAATATCATGGCTATAGGAACTACACAGCCTGTTATAAAGGTGGAGTAA
- the rplX gene encoding 50S ribosomal protein L24 has product MVTSKPSKQRKILYNMAYHKRKVNLVAPVSDEVEKEYGISRISVKKGDTAKVARGEHAGFEGKVAAVDTKNGRVAIEGLTRKKADGTPIYVWIHASKVIVTKLDVADSKRKDLIERKRKTNESPKGES; this is encoded by the coding sequence ATGGTTACTTCTAAACCATCTAAGCAAAGGAAAATTCTATATAATATGGCTTATCATAAGAGAAAAGTCAATCTTGTTGCACCAGTTTCCGATGAAGTAGAGAAAGAATATGGAATAAGCAGAATTAGTGTTAAAAAAGGGGATACGGCTAAAGTAGCTAGAGGAGAGCACGCAGGCTTTGAAGGTAAAGTAGCAGCTGTAGATACTAAAAATGGCAGAGTAGCTATAGAAGGCTTAACTAGGAAAAAGGCTGACGGAACTCCTATTTATGTTTGGATTCATGCTTCTAAGGTTATTGTAACTAAGTTAGATGTTGCAGATTCCAAAAGAAAAGATTTAATTGAAAGAAAAAGGAAGACTAATGAAAGTCCTAAGGGTGAATCATAA